The Halostagnicola kamekurae sequence CGGCTCTGCCCACGATCACGTCCGTCATCGCGTCGTGCGTGCCGACCGGCCCGCAGTAGTGGATCGTCTTCTCGACGTCTCCGGCCGTCAGCGTCGCCTGGGAGGCGTCGATGCCGTCGGAGTCCCACAGGTCGGGGTCCCACCCCTCGAGGCGAAGCTCTCGAGGGATAACCTGCTCCGTGAAGTAGCCCTCGCTGATGAAAAGCGGGACGACGAAGATCTCGTCGGCCTCGACGGTTCTGATCACCTCTCGGAAGTGCGGTTCCTCCTTCCAGAACGTTTCGCGAACGACGTCGAACGCACCCGTCTCGCGGATCGCGTCCGCGTGGGCGTACGTCGGATTCGACGCGTTCGGGTTGAGGTGTGACCCGTGTGCCGCGATGACCAGCGCTTGCATATCCGCGGGTTAGGAGTCGAACGGTTTATCCACTTCGCTGTCGGCGACGGTCGCCGCGGGCCGCGAGCCGCGTCCGTGCGACCCCCGCCGGTGAGAACGCTACGTCTATACGAACTCGGTTCGAACTGGAACCCGTGCAACTGGTCGGGTACGAACGGTCGGGAAAGGGGTCCTCGCTGCTCTGTAGCGACGGTACCGACCTGAGCCGGGAATCGCTCGAGCCCGGAACCGAGCTATCCTACACGCTCGGCTCGCGCCACTGCGCCGGCGTCATCGACGACGAGAGCCACGTTCCGTGCGACCGACCGAGCGCCCCCTACTGCGAGTTCCACACGAGCACGTGGGTCTGTGCGCGTTGTACTGGCACCTGCCTCAAAGACGAGATGGACTGTTACGAGGATCACGCCGTCTATATCGCCGCGTTCGCGCCGGAGACGTTCAAAGTCGGCGTCACGAAACTGTGGCGACTCGAGACCCGGCTCAGAGAGCAAGGAGCCGACCGCGCGGCCCACGTTCACACCGTCTCGAACGGTCGGATCGCCCGCGAACTCGAGGCCGAAATCGCCGAGGAACTGGTCGACCGCGTCCGAACGCGATCGAAGGTCGCCTCGCTCGCGGCGACCGTCGACGACGCGGCGTGGGTGGACGTTCTCGCAGAATTCGACGTCATCGATCGGTTCGAGTTCGATTACGGACTCGACCTCGAGACGCGACCGGTTCGCGAGACAATCGCCTCGGGCACCGTCGTCGGCGTCAAGGGGCGGCTTCTGGTCGTCGAGAACGGCGGGACGACCTACGCGGTCGACATGCGCGACCTCGTGGGCTACGACCTTCTCGAGGAGTCGTCGAGCCGGGATCTGCAGTCGTCGTTGGGATCGTTCGGGTAGGTCGGTTCCGACCGCCGAGCGCGCAGCGTCGGTCCTTCCCTCGCGTGGACATTAGCTCTCGAGACCCACCTCCGCCGGCGGGAGACTGTCGCGTCGTTCGAGACATGGCAATCCTTTTCCGCGGGCGTCCAGAACCCGAGGGTATGTCCGACGAAAACGAACCCGACGAGAACGCAGACGACAGCGAGGAGAAGTCGTTCCGCGAGCGCGTCGAGGAAATCCGCGAAAAGCGCGCCGAAGAAGGCGAGGGCGAGGGAGAGCCACCGGAAAGCCCCTTCGGCGGCGGCGGTGGCGGTCCGGGCGGTCCCGGCGGCATGGGTGGCGGCGGCAACCCGTTTGCCCAGATGATGGGCGGCATGATGGGCGGCGGTCCGGGCGGTCCCGGCGGCGCACCCGGCGGTCCCGGCGGACGCGGCGAGGAAGTCGGCAACGAGGAACTCGTACAGGAGGTTCGCCAAATGCGCGACGAGATGCGCGATCAGACGCGGGCGCTCAAGCGGATCGCCGACGCGCTCGAAAACGAGTAACGCTGGCGTAACGCAGTAGCCGTCGAATCGATCACGCCACCGCGGTTTTTGTCGGCTCGCTTCGCATCGGTGACTCTCGAGTGTGCGAGTCGCCCGTCTGCAAGACGGAGAGCAATCAGGTTCGACCGAGTTGGAACGCGATCGTCTCGAGGGTGATCGATCTCCGGCTCTGAGGTGCTATCGGAGGGGTGATCGAAGGCGCACCCACGCGTCGGCGAGCCACCCGCGGAGTTCGGCGAGCGTCGGCAGGTGTTCTGAACTCCGTTTCCAGAGTTCCCAGCGCTCGACGACGACCACCGACACGGACACACAGAAGATTGCGAGGACGGTCCCCGCCACGACGTCGATCGCCCAGTGAATTGCGAGGTACATCGTCGAGAGCGGAACGCAGATCGCGAAAAAGAGAGCGATGGGTGCCCACAGCGGGTATTCGTCTCGAGTCCGTAACGCGAAGATGCCGACGGTGACCGCCATCGAGGTGTGCAACGACGGGAAGACGTTCCTGTAATCGTTGACCTGCCGCGTGAGGTGTTGGTATCGCGGCTGGAAGTTGTACAGGGTCGTATCGAACACCTCCGGCATCACGTTTCGCGGTCCGAACGCGATGGCGAGGAAGTAGATGATCACACCGATACTGTAATTGAGCGCGTACGCCGTGAGCAACTGTCTGAACGGGCGGTTATCGGAGAGTGCAAAGTACGCGAGAACCGGAAAGACCAGCACGAAGACGTAGGCGTATATGTACACAAACGAGAAAAATTGGGTCACTATCGTGTAATCGAACGCCTGAAAGACGGAGATGAAATCGCCCTCGAGTTCGTAGAACACCGTGGTCATGTCGACGCCGTACTCCCGTGACATCGCCGTCAGCGTCTCGCGACCGTAGCGGTTGAACAGCATGACGACGAGCAACAGCGCGATGACCGGCAGCGAGATTCGAATTCGCGAGCGCCACTCGGACAACGTCGTCCGGATGCGATCGAACCCGATAATAAGCGGGATCGCGATCGCGAGCATCGCGACGACGACGATGACGACGTCGGTCAGGACATCTAGTAACATTAGTTGTCAACGAGCACGCCGTCTTCGTTGAACTGGAAGCCGGCCGACTCGAACACTCGACGCGCCTGATCGAAGTCGACCCGTCCTTGCTGCATCGATTCGTTCCCGCAGAAGGGAGCAAACGGCTGGCTCTCGTCTATCCTGCCGTTGCGTTCGATTCCGCGTTGATCCATCCACTCGGTCGCCTCCCGCTCTAGTTCGTCGTCGCTGACGGGGTGATCGCGAACGGGCGTCCAGATCGGATCGGCGTGTCCAGAGAAGATCGAGTCGACG is a genomic window containing:
- a CDS encoding DUF2797 domain-containing protein, coding for MQLVGYERSGKGSSLLCSDGTDLSRESLEPGTELSYTLGSRHCAGVIDDESHVPCDRPSAPYCEFHTSTWVCARCTGTCLKDEMDCYEDHAVYIAAFAPETFKVGVTKLWRLETRLREQGADRAAHVHTVSNGRIARELEAEIAEELVDRVRTRSKVASLAATVDDAAWVDVLAEFDVIDRFEFDYGLDLETRPVRETIASGTVVGVKGRLLVVENGGTTYAVDMRDLVGYDLLEESSSRDLQSSLGSFG
- a CDS encoding phosphatase PAP2 family protein, which gives rise to MLLDVLTDVVIVVVAMLAIAIPLIIGFDRIRTTLSEWRSRIRISLPVIALLLVVMLFNRYGRETLTAMSREYGVDMTTVFYELEGDFISVFQAFDYTIVTQFFSFVYIYAYVFVLVFPVLAYFALSDNRPFRQLLTAYALNYSIGVIIYFLAIAFGPRNVMPEVFDTTLYNFQPRYQHLTRQVNDYRNVFPSLHTSMAVTVGIFALRTRDEYPLWAPIALFFAICVPLSTMYLAIHWAIDVVAGTVLAIFCVSVSVVVVERWELWKRSSEHLPTLAELRGWLADAWVRLRSPLR